Genomic segment of Dactylococcopsis salina PCC 8305:
AAGACCTCGGCTAAACAAAAGTTTAGCTGTATCTCTACTTCTAGATTACTTGCAAGTTACTTTCATACTGCCGAGCAAGACTCCGTTGTTTAAGTATTAACAAGGTTTTTTAATGAACCTGACGGGTTTTTCACCATCTTTGGGTTTCGTACATTATAGCAGACACAGAAGACTAAAGTCTTTGTTCGCCATTCATCCATCCGTTTCAAACGGATAGCTTTCTGACTGTTTTATTGTAAGGAATCACCTTAACTGTTTTGGTTATTAAGAAAGTCCTGCGCTTGTCTAATTGCTACAGCACCGATATTGAATAAAGCCCAACTTGCAGCTAGTAACACAGGAGCAAGCACGATTACGATTCGCCAATCCATAACTTATCTTTACCTCTCGCTTTAAACATCTTTTTATGATTCTTCTATCTACCATAATAACTGACAAGGGCAAGATTTTCGCAAAGAATTACAGAAATTCAGCTGTAGGTTGGGTGAAGGACACGAAACCCAACATAAACCCAAAACAATCACTAAACTCGATCGAGGTGACGAAATCTCACATTAATTGGAATGGTGTTGGGTTACGCGGTCACTTCACCCAACCTACGATTGACTCACATTAATTGGAATGGTGTTGGGTTACGCGGTCACTTCACCCAACCTACGATTGACTCACATCAGTTGGAATAGTGTTGGGTTACGCGGTAGCTTCACCCAACCTACGATTGACTCACATTAATTGGAATAGTGTTGGGTTACGCGGTCACTTCACCCAACCTACGATTGACTCACATTAATTGGAATGGTGTTGGGTTACGCGGTAGCTTCACCCAACCTACGATTGACTCACATTAATTGGAATGGTGTTGGGTTACGCGGTCACTTCACCCAACCTACGATTGACTCACATTAATTGGAATAGTGTTGGGTTACGCGGTCACTTCACCCAACCTACGATTGACTCACATTAATTGGAATAGTGTTGGGTTACGCGGTAGCTTCACCCAACCTACGATTGACTCACATTAATTGGAATGGTGTTGGGTTACGCGGTAGCTTCACCCAACCTACGATTGACTCACATTAATTGGAATGGTGTTGGGTTACGCGGTCACTTCACCCAACCTACGATTGACTCACATTAATTGGAATAGTGTTGGGTTACGCGGTCACTTCACCCAACCTACGATTGACTCACATTAATTGGAATGGTGTTGGGTTACGCGGTCACTTCACCCAACCTACGATTGACTCACATTAATTGGAATGGTGTTGGGTTACGCGGTCACTTCACCCAACCTACGATTGACTCACATTAATTGGAATAGTGTTGGGTTACGCGGTAGCTTCACCCAACCTACGATTGACTCACATCAGTTGGAATGGTGTTGGGTTACGCGGTCACTTCACCCAACCTACGATTGACTCACATTAATTGGAATGGTGTTGGGTTACGCGGTCACTTCACCCAACCTACGATTTGCTACGATTTGCTAACTGACAATGCCAGAATGTCCTTCAATTTCCCCAATTTCCTCAGCACGTCCGTTGAGGTATTCCGCTAAGAAATTCTCAACGATCGCGTAGAAGTGCATTCGGTTCTCTGGACGAGCAAAACCATGTCCTTCGTCGGTATAAAGCGCATATTGAACGGGTTTCCCTTTTTCTCGCATTTCAGCGACAATTTGCTCACTTTCAGCTTGTTTAACGCGAGGATCATTTGCTCCTTGACCAATCAGTAAAGGCTTCTTAATTCTATCTGCGAAGAAAAGCGGCGATCGCGCTTTTAAAAACTCCTCTTCTGTTTCAATATCTCCCACGCGATGAGCAAACATCGACATCATCGGCTTCCAGTAAGGGGGAACACTGTTAATGAGGGTAACGAGGTTAGAGGGTCCAACAATATCCACACCACAAGCAAACACATCGGGAGTAAAGGTTAATCCCGCTAAG
This window contains:
- a CDS encoding photosystem II protein Y; translation: MDWRIVIVLAPVLLAASWALFNIGAVAIRQAQDFLNNQNS